A single Defluviitalea saccharophila DNA region contains:
- the rplD gene encoding 50S ribosomal protein L4 yields MAKVAVYNMSGQQVGEIELNDAIFGVEVNEHVLHAAVVQYLANQRQGTQSAKTRAEVRGGGRKPWRQKGTGRARQGSIRAPQWTGGGIVFAPKPRDYSFKLNKKVKRLALKSALTSKVQENKFIVLDELKLDTIKTKEMKKVLDNLKLTKALIVNDDKNVVLSARNIPTVKTISVNNINVYDILKYDTFVISKDVLQNIEEVYA; encoded by the coding sequence ATGGCTAAAGTTGCTGTGTATAATATGAGCGGACAGCAAGTTGGAGAAATCGAATTAAATGATGCAATTTTCGGAGTAGAAGTAAACGAACATGTGCTTCATGCTGCAGTAGTACAGTACTTAGCAAACCAAAGACAAGGTACACAAAGTGCTAAGACTCGTGCAGAAGTACGTGGAGGCGGAAGAAAGCCTTGGAGACAAAAAGGAACAGGAAGAGCAAGACAAGGATCTATTCGTGCACCACAATGGACTGGTGGCGGTATTGTATTTGCTCCAAAGCCAAGAGACTATTCTTTCAAATTAAATAAGAAAGTAAAAAGATTAGCTCTTAAATCTGCATTAACAAGCAAAGTACAAGAAAACAAATTCATCGTTTTAGACGAATTAAAATTAGATACAATCAAAACTAAAGAAATGAAAAAGGTTTTAGACAACCTTAAATTAACTAAAGCATTAATCGTGAACGACGATAAAAATGTGGTGTTATCCGCAAGAAATATCCCAACTGTAAAAACAATCTCTGTAAATAACATTAATGTGTATGATATCTTAAAATACGATACATTTGTTATTTCTAAAGATGTATTGCAAAATATCGAGGAGGTGTATGCATAA
- the rplC gene encoding 50S ribosomal protein L3, protein MKKAILGRKIGMTQIFDENGRQIPVTVLEAGPCVVVQKKTVENDGYNAIQVGFVDAKDKHTNKPMKGHFEKAGVAPKRRLKEFRLEDISSYEVGSEIKADIFAAGERVDVTGISKGKGYQGAIKRHGQHRGPMAHGSKYHRAAGSMGASSFPSRVFKGKKLPGHMGAEQVTVQNLEVVRVDAGKNLLLVKGAIPGPKKSIVLVKDSVKNA, encoded by the coding sequence ATGAAGAAAGCTATTTTAGGAAGAAAAATTGGTATGACTCAGATTTTCGATGAAAATGGCAGACAAATTCCTGTTACTGTTTTAGAAGCAGGACCTTGTGTAGTAGTTCAAAAGAAAACAGTTGAAAATGACGGATATAATGCTATCCAGGTTGGATTTGTTGATGCTAAAGATAAGCATACAAATAAACCAATGAAAGGTCATTTTGAAAAAGCTGGAGTGGCGCCAAAAAGAAGATTAAAAGAATTCCGTTTAGAAGACATCAGCAGCTATGAAGTAGGCAGCGAAATCAAAGCAGATATCTTTGCTGCTGGCGAAAGAGTTGATGTAACCGGTATTTCTAAAGGTAAAGGATACCAAGGTGCTATTAAAAGACATGGTCAACATAGAGGACCCATGGCACATGGTTCTAAATATCACAGAGCTGCGGGTTCAATGGGAGCAAGTTCTTTCCCATCAAGAGTATTCAAAGGAAAGAAACTTCCAGGACATATGGGTGCTGAACAAGTAACAGTTCAAAATCTTGAAGTTGTACGTGTGGACGCTGGCAAGAACTTACTTCTTGTTAAAGGTGCGATTCCCGGACCTAAAAAGTCAATTGTATTAGTAAAAGACAGTGTTAAAAACGCATAG
- the rpsJ gene encoding 30S ribosomal protein S10, which translates to MANQKIRISLKAYDHKLIDQSAEKIIDTAKKTGAKVSGPIPLPTKKEVVTILRAVHKYKDSREQFEMRTHKRLIDIVVPTPKTVDALMRLDLPAGVDIKVDVK; encoded by the coding sequence ATGGCAAATCAAAAAATCAGAATTAGCTTAAAGGCGTACGATCACAAATTAATCGATCAATCAGCTGAAAAAATCATTGACACAGCTAAAAAGACTGGAGCAAAAGTAAGTGGACCTATTCCATTGCCAACTAAAAAAGAAGTGGTTACAATTTTAAGAGCGGTTCACAAATATAAAGATTCCAGAGAACAGTTCGAAATGAGAACACATAAAAGATTGATTGATATTGTTGTGCCAACACCTAAGACTGTAGATGCCCTAATGCGTCTCGACTTGCCTGCAGGTGTAGACATTAAAGTAGATGTAAAATAA
- the tuf gene encoding elongation factor Tu, translating to MAKAKFERTKPHVNIGTIGHVDHGKTTLTAAITKTLHTRYGLGEAVAFDNIDKAPEERERGITISTSHVEYETPNRHYAHVDCPGHADYVKNMITGAAQMDGAIIVVAATDGPMAQTREHILLSRQVGVPYIVVFMNKCDMVDDEELLDLVEMEIRELLNEYEFPGDDIPVIRGSALKALEDPSSEWGDKILELFEAVDSYIPAPERDVDKPFLMPVEDVFSITGRGTVATGRVERGILKVQDEVEIVGLSEESRKVVVTGVEMFRKLLDQAQAGDNIGALLRGVQRTEIERGQVLAKPGSITPHTKFKAQVYVLKKEEGGRHTPFFANYRPQFYFRTTDVTGVISLPEGVEMCMPGDNIEMTIELIAPIAMEKGLRFAIREGGRTVGAGTVAEIIE from the coding sequence TTACAAAAACTCTTCATACTAGATATGGATTAGGTGAAGCGGTAGCTTTCGATAATATTGACAAAGCTCCAGAAGAAAGAGAACGTGGAATCACAATTTCTACATCTCACGTAGAATACGAAACTCCAAACCGTCACTATGCACACGTTGACTGCCCAGGGCACGCTGACTACGTTAAAAACATGATCACAGGAGCAGCTCAAATGGACGGTGCTATCATCGTTGTTGCTGCAACTGATGGTCCTATGGCTCAAACAAGAGAACATATTCTTCTTTCCCGTCAGGTAGGTGTTCCTTACATCGTAGTATTCATGAACAAATGTGACATGGTAGACGATGAAGAATTACTTGACTTAGTTGAAATGGAAATTCGTGAATTATTAAATGAATATGAATTCCCAGGAGATGACATTCCAGTAATCAGAGGATCTGCTCTTAAAGCATTAGAAGATCCAAGCAGCGAATGGGGAGACAAAATCCTTGAATTATTCGAAGCTGTTGACTCTTACATCCCAGCTCCAGAAAGAGACGTTGACAAACCATTCCTTATGCCTGTAGAAGACGTATTCTCCATTACAGGACGTGGAACAGTTGCTACTGGTAGAGTAGAACGTGGAATACTTAAAGTACAAGACGAAGTTGAAATCGTAGGTCTTTCTGAAGAATCCAGAAAAGTAGTTGTAACTGGAGTAGAAATGTTCCGTAAATTATTAGACCAAGCACAAGCTGGGGACAACATTGGAGCACTTCTTCGTGGTGTTCAAAGAACAGAAATCGAAAGAGGACAAGTATTAGCTAAACCAGGAAGCATTACTCCTCATACAAAATTCAAAGCTCAAGTTTACGTTCTTAAGAAAGAAGAAGGTGGACGTCATACTCCATTCTTCGCAAACTACAGACCACAGTTCTATTTCAGAACAACAGACGTAACAGGTGTTATCTCCTTACCAGAAGGCGTAGAAATGTGCATGCCTGGAGACAACATCGAAATGACAATCGAATTAATCGCACCTATCGCTATGGAAAAAGGACTTCGTTTTGCTATCCGTGAAGGTGGTAGAACAGTTGGTGCTGGTACAGTAGCAGAAATTATTGAATAA